The Lysobacter enzymogenes DNA segment AATGCCAGCGGCGTGCAGACCTACACCAACGGCACCGACGTCAACATCCCGGACAACAACGCCACCGGCGTGACCAGCACGATCAACGTGTCCGGCCGCAGCGGCAACGCGCCGAGCAACGCGCAGATCGCGGTCAAGATCGTCCACACCTACAAGGGCGATTTGATCGTCGACCTGGTCGCGCCGGACGGTTCGGTCTACAACCTGCACAACCGCAGGGGCGGCAGCGCCGACAACATCGACCAGACCTACACCAAGAACCTGTCGAGCGAAGCGCTCAACGGCGCCTGGAAGCTGCGCGTCGCCGACCGCGCCGGGCAGGACACCGGCAAGATCGACAGTTGGAGCGTCACCTTCTGATGCCGTCCGCCCGCGCGTCGCGATCGTGGCGCGCGGGCGGGGGCGCAAGTGTTCGCTTCGCGGCCGCAAGGCCGGTCCGACCGCCCGGCGGCGCAGGTCGCCGGGTTCCAGCGCCGAGGGGAGCGCAACGCCACCGCGTCGGCCGCGGCCGCATGTGTCGGTACGAACCTGCAGGCTTGCGGCGCCACGACGCAGACGCGACGACGCCAGGCGGTCCGGACGCGGACCGTCGCGGGCGCGGCCGCGCGCGGTTCCGCCTCGGACCGCGCGTCGCCGCTCCGCTGCGTCGCCGGTGGCGGGCGCCATCGCGCGTCGCCGCTTCGAACCGCGCATCGATTTGTTTTGCCGTTTTCCGCGCAGCGCCGGTTCCCCCGCCGTTCGCGCCCGTGAGTCGCTTGCAACCGTCCGCCGCACCGTTACGCCGCACCGCCTGCCCGTCGCCCTGCGCGACGCCCGGCCTTCCACCCTGCTCGCATTCCACCTCGCCCGCATTCCACTTCGATGGAGATCGACATGAAACGTACCTGCCTCGCTCTCGGCCTGCTCGCACTGTCCATCGGCAGCGCGCTGGCCGCCCCCAACCTGCGTCCGGCCGCGTTCGACCACGCGCGCCTGTCGCGCGTCGACCGCATCGCCCTGCGCAGCATGCCGGCGGTGGACGTCGCCAAGCTGCGCGTCGAGGACGCCAAGCGCGAGCAGCGCCGCGAGATCCCGCGCTTCGCCACCGCGCTGAGCGCCGACATCGACACGCTCAAGGACGGCGTGTGGGAAGACCTCGACGCCAACACCGCGATCTGGCGCACCCGCATCGAGTCCAAGGACGCGTTTTCGCTGAACTTCCATTTCGACAAGTTCAAGCTGCCCGACGGCGCGCGCATGCTGATCTACCCGGCCGACCAGGCGCCGGCCTCGGCCGCCGGCCGCGTGCGCAGCTTCACCAGCGCCGACAACAACGCCCGCGGCGAGCTGTGGACGCCGGTGGTGCTGGGCGACGAAGCGGTGATCGAAGTGGTGGTGCCGAAGGCCAAGCTCGGCGAGCTCAAGCTGCACCTGGCCAAGGTCAACCACGACTACGTCGGCTTCAGCGATCTGGTCAATGCGGTCAAGCGTCCGGGCGGCACGCCGGGCGCTTCGGGCAGCTGCGAGATCGACGTGGTCTGCCCCGAGGGCAACGGCTTCCGCGACATCATCCGCGCGGTCGGCGCCTATTCCAAGGAAGGCACGATGTGGTGCACCGGTTCGCTGGTGAACAACACCGCGAACGACAAGAAGATGTACTTCCTCACCGCCAACCACTGCGGCATGACCAGCGCCGCGGCCAACAATTCGATGGTGGTGTACTGGAACTATCAGAACTCGACCTGCCGCGCGCCGGGTTCCGCCGCCAACGGCAGCAACGGCGACGGTTCGCTGACGCAAACCCAGACCGGCGCGACCCTGCGCGCGACCAACGCCGCCTCCGACTTCACCCTGCTCGAGCTCAACACCCCGGCCAACTCGGCGTTCAACCTGTACTGGGCCGGCTGGGACCGCCGCGACCAGGACTATCCGAGCTCGATCGCCATCCACCATCCCAACGTCGCCGACAAGCGCATCAGCTTCTCCGACAGCGCCTCGCGCAAGACCGGCTACGGCGGCGCCGACTACAACCCGCCGACGGTGGCCAACGGCACCCATCTGTTCGTGAAGTGGGGCGTCAACCGCGGCGTGACCGAGCCGGGTTCCTCGGGCTCGCCGCTGTACAGCCCGGACAAGCGCGTGATCGGCCAGCTGCACGGCGGCCCGTCGAGCTGCACCGTGCCGCAGGAGCAGAAGGCCGACTACTACGGCCGCGTGTTCACCTCGTGGACCGGCGGCGGCACCGCGGCCACGCGCCTGAGCGACTGGCTCGACGCTTCCGGCACCGGCGCGCAGTTCGTCAACGGCCTGGATTCGGGCGGCACTCCGGGCAACCAGCCGCCGGTGGCGAACTTCGCGTCGTCGGCGAGCGGGTTGACGGTGAACTTCACCGATTCGTCCAGCGACAGCGACGGTTCGATCGCTTCGCGCAGCTGGGACTTCGGCGACGGCACCACCTCGACCGCGACCAACCCGAGCAAGACCTACAGCGCTGCGGGCACCTACACGGTCAAGCTGACGGTCACCGACAACGGCGGCGCCAGCAACACCAAGACCGCGACCGTCACCGTCAACGCCAGCGGCGTGCAGACCTACACCAACGGCACCGACGTCAACATCCCGGACAACAACGCCACCGGCGTGACCAGCACGATCAACGTGTCCGGCCGCAGCGGCAACGCGCCGAGCAATGCGCAGATCGCGGTCAAGATCGTCCACACCTACAAGGGCGATTTGATCGTCGACCTGGTCGCGCCGGACGGTTCGGTCTACAACCTGCACAACCGCAGCGGCGGCAGCGCCGACAACATCGACCAGACCTACACCAAGAACCTGTCGAGCGAAGCGCTCAACGGCGCCTGGAAGCTGCGCGTCGCCGACCGCGCCGGGCAGGACACCGGCAAGATCGACAGCTGGAGCGTCACCTTCTGATGCGCGCCGTCTGATTCGCGCCGTCTGATTCGCGCCGTCTTGCGATGAAGACCCCAAACCCCGGCTTCGGCCGGGGTTTTTTGTGGCGATCGTTGCAGCGGAAGCCGCGTGGGAGGGACTTCAGTACCGATGCTTTTCGCCCGGGTCGCGGCGAGCGGACACAAAAGCGTCGGGGCTGAAGCCCCTCCCACAACGGCAGGCATCGCTATCGCCGACCGCTCGTTCGATTCCGCGGCGCAGGCCTGCGCATCTTGCAGGAGGGACTTCAGTCCCGATGCTTTCCGCTCAGGTCGCGGCGAGCGGATACAAAAGCTTCGGGGCTGAAGCCCCTCCCACAACAGCAAGCACCGCAAGCGCCGACGGCTCGTCGATCCCGCGGCTCATATCTCAGGCTTCTGTGGGAGGGACTTCAGTCCCGACGCTTTGCGCTCAGGTCGCGACGACCCCGCCCGAAACAACAACATCGAAGCCCCGACGCGCTTGCCGCCACGCCGAAAACCGCGCCATCGCAACTCCCCACCCCGAAGTTCCGCCGTCCCGTGCGCTTCAACCCATTCTGAATTCGCGCGCGTTCTCAATTCCGATTTCCCGTTTCGGCCACCGATTTCATCCGCAACAAATCTTCGTCGTATGCGTGACGCGATGCACGGATGCGATGTGGAACCGGCGGATTTGCGTCTTGTTGTGCGCGACGAGGGTGATTCACAGTCGCGCCGTGGCCACTTCGACGAACTCCGACGCCACGCGCAACGACACGCCGGCAGGGCACTGCGGCGTAACACCGCAATCGCTACGACGAAGCGCTTCAAAGGCATGCATTCGGTCGCGCAAGCCGCCGTACACGCAAGCCTGCCGTACACGCACGCTGTAGGGGGAAGCATGCGGCAACGCCCGCCTCACTCACTGGAGCATCCAGTTCCCACCGCCTGACCCGACGTCGTTCGCCATCCAGCACCGGCCAAGCCGGGCGTCGCGGTCATGCCCACATCACGGACGGAGAGACGCAATGAAACGCATTTGTGGTTCCCTGGTGTTGCTTGGTTTGTCGATCAGCGCCGCGCTCGCCGCGCCGGCCTCGCGCCCGGCGGCGTTCGATAACGCCAATCTTTCCAGCGTCGACAAGGTCGCCTTGCGCACCATGCCGGCGGTCGACGTCGCCAAGGCCAAGGCAGAAGACCTGAAGCGCGACAAGCGCGGCGACATTCCGCGCTTCGCCCTGGCGATGGACGTGGACATGACGCCGCAGAATTCCGGCGCGTGGGAATACACCGCCGACGGCCAGTTCGCCGTGTGGCGCCAGCGCGTGCGCTCGGAGAAGGCGCTGTCGCTGAACTTCGGCTTCACCGACTACCACATGCCCGCGGGCGGCCGCCTGCTGGTGTATCCGGCGACCCAGGCGCCGGCCGGCGATCGCGGCCTGATCAGCCAGTACGACGCCAGCAACAACAACCCGATGAACCAGCTGTGGACGGCGGTGGTGCCGGGCGCCGAGGCGGTCATCGAAGTGGTGGTGCCGCGCGACAAGGTCGGCGAACTCAAGCTGCGCCTGACCAAGGTCAACCACGACTACGTCGGCTTCGGTCCGCTCGCGCGCCGCCTGGCCGCCGCGTCCGGCGAGAAGGGCGTGTCGGGTTCGTGCAACATCGACGTGGTCTGCCCCGAGGGCGACGGCCGCCGCGACATCATCCGCTCGGTCGGCGCGTACTCGAAGAACGGCACCCTGGCGTGCACCGGTTCGCTGGTCAACAACACCGCCAACGACAAGAAGATGTACTTCCTGACCGCGCACCACTGCGGCATGGGTACGGCGTCGACCGCGGCCAGCATCGTGGTCTACTGGAACTACCAGAACTCGACCTGCCGCGCGCCCAACACGCCGGCCAGCGGCGCCAACGGCGACGGCTCGATGAGCCAGACCCAGACCGGTTCGACGGTCAAGGCGACCTACGCCACCTCCGACTTCACCCTGCTCGAACTGAACACCCCGGCCAATCCGGCGTTCAACCTGTTCTGGGCCGGTTGGGACCGTCGCGACCAGAACTATCCCGGCGCGATCGGCATCCACCATCCCAACGTCGCCGAGAAGCGCATCAGCAACGTCACCGAGCCGACGTCGTTCGTGGCCTGGGGCGGCGGCGCCGGCACCACCCACCTGCGCGTGCAGTGGCAGCCGACCGGCGGCGTGACCGAGCCGGGTTCCTCGGGTTCGCCGATCTACAGCCCCGATAAGCGCGTGCTGGGCCAGCTGCACGGCGGTCCGTCGAGCTGCAGCGCCACCGGCACCAACCGCAGCGACTACTACGGCCGCGTGTTCACCTCGTGGACCGGCGGCGGCGCCGCGGCCTCGCGCCTGAGCGACTGGCTCGACCCGGCCGGTACCGGCGCCCAGTTCATCGACGGCGTGGATTCGGGCGGCGGCACCCCGAACAACCCGCCGGTGGCGAACTTCACCTCCACCACCAGCGGCCTGACCGCGACCTTCACCGACAGCTCCACCGACAGCGACGGCTCGATCGCGTCGCGTAGCTGGAACTTCGGCGACGGCAGCACCTCGACCGCGACCAACCCGACCCGCACTTACGCCGCGGCAGGCACCTACACCGTCACCCTGACGGTGACCGACAACGGCGGCGCCACCAACACCAAGACCGGTTCGGTCACGGTGTCCGGCGGCCCGGGTGCGCAGACCTACACCAACGACACCGATGTGGCGATCACCGACAACGCGACGGTGGAAAGCCCGATCACCGTGTCCGGCCGCAGCGGCAACGGTTCGGCGACCACGCCGATCCAGGTGACGATCTACCACACCTACCGCAGCGACCTGAAGGTCGACCTGGTCGCGCCGGACGGCACGGTCTACAACCTGCACAACCGCACCGGCGGCAGCGCCGACAACATCATCCAGACCTACACCAAGGACCTGTCGAGCGAGGCGCTCAACGGCACCTGGAAGCTGCGGGTGAACGACAACGCCACTGCCGATACCGGCCGCATCGACAAGTGGAGCATCACCTTCTGATGCAGCCGGTTTGACCCGCACCACGCCGCGGCCTTCGGGCCGCGGCTTTTTTGCGGCGATGAAGTTTCGGTTCCCCCTGTAGGAGCGGCGCGAGCCGCGACCGCGAATCCGCGCCTGCGACGAACCCGGCACTGGTGCGCGACGACTGCCGCTGTCGCGGGCCGCGGATGCTTGCGCTCTCATTGTGGATTCGCGGCCGCGGCTCGCGCCGCTCCTGCAGGGACGGCTTCGTCGCAACGCACGGAACTGTGCGCTGATTCGCACAGCTGCATTCTGCTGGTCTGCTTCACGAAAGCGCTGCCATTGCGCGCCGCACGGCGCTTGCCAGCGCGCACGCCGCATCCAAGCATGACTCCGGCACGCCTCCGCGTCGCTGCCCACACCGCACCGGTCCATGGAGAGTCTCCCAATGCGCTTCCAAATTGCCGCGCTGCCGCTGTTGCTGGCCCTGTCCGCCAGCGCCGCGGCCGCCGACGAGCAACCCGTGTTCGTCACCGCCAAGTACGACAACCCCAAGCAACTGCAGCGCATCGCATCGCGCTTCCAGCACTTGATCGTCGACCGCCAGGCCAGGACCGTGAAGGTCGAGGCCATGCCCGAGGATCTGGCCGCGCTGCGCGCCGCCGGCTTCAAGTACGAGCTCGACCAGGAGTCCACCGCGCAGATGCAGCGCCTGCAAAGCGCGCTGAAGTCCGCGCTCCCCGGCGCCAAGAGCATCCCCGGCTACGCTTGCTTCCGCACGGTCGAAGAGACCTACCAGACCATGGACCAGCTGGCGGCGAGCAAGCCGAACCTGGCCAGCGTGCGCGTGATCGGCCCGAGCTGGCAGAAGACCCAGAACGCCGGCACCGGCTACGACATGAAGGTGTTCAAGATCACCAACTCGGCTACCGACGCGGCGCTGCCGAACAAGCCGACCCTGGTGCTGTTCGGTTCGATCCACGCGCGCGAGTACGCGCCGGCGGAACTGGTCACCCGCTTCGCCGAAGGCCTGGTCAACGGCTACGGCACCGACGCCGAAGCGACCTGGCTGCTCGACAACTTCGCCTTCCAGCTGGTGCTCAACGCCAATCCCGACGGACGCAAGAAAGCCGAGGCCGGCTCGTCCTGGCGCAAGAACGTCAACAACAGCAACGGCGGCAGCTGTAGCGCGAGCAGCTACGGCACTGACCTCAACCGCAACTTCCCGTATCACTGGAACAGCGTGTCCGGCGGTTCCAGCGGCAACCAGTGCGCCGAGACCTATCGCGGCCCGACCCCGAGCTCGGACCCGGAAACCCAGAACCTGATGCGTCTGGTCGCCGGCACCCGCGGCAGCAACGGCGTCTACAGCGGCGGCATCTTCCCCGACCGCCGCAGCGACGACGTGACCACGCCGGCGCCGGCGGACTATCAAGGCGTGTTCATCGACATCCACAGCGCGGCCGATCTGGTGCTGTGGTCGTGGGGCGACACCGTCAACCCGGCGCCGAACCGCGACGCGCTGCAGACCTTCGGCCGGCGCATGGCTTATTTCAACGGCTACCGGCCGCAGCAGTCCAACGAGCTGTACGGGACCGACGGCACCACCGACGACACCATGTACGGTCTGCTCGGCGTGCCGGGCTACACCATCGAACTGGGCGGCAGCTTCTTCGAAAGCTGCAGCAGCTTCACCGGCACCACCTTGCCGAACAACCTCAGGACGCTGCGCTACGTCGCCCGCGCCTTGTGGGCGCCTTACACGCTGCCGAGCGGCCCTGACACCACCTCGGTCGGCGTCTCGTCGGCGTCGGTGCCGGCCGGAACCCCGGTGACGGTCAACGCCAACGTCAACGATGGCGTGTTCAACCAGAGCAACGGCAGCGAGCCGGTGCAGAACATCGCATCGGCGCGCGCCTACATCGACACGCCGCCGTGGGCGAGCGGGGCGGTCGGCATCGCGCTGAGCGCCAGCGACGGCAGCTTCAACAGCAGCAACGAGAACGTCACCGGCTCGATTTCCACCAGCGGCCTCGCCGCCGGCGTGCACACGGTCTATGTGCAGGGCACCGACGCCTCGGGCAAGCCGGGCACGCCCAACGCCGCGCGCTTCACCGTGACTGGCGGCGGCCCCGGTACCAACAACCCGCCGGTGGCGAACTTCAGCAGCACCACCAGCGGGCTCAGCGCGAGCTTCACCGACACCTCCAGCGACAGCGACGGGACCATTGTGTCGCGCAGTTGGAGCTTCGGCGACGGCAGCACTTCGACCGCGACCAATCCGAGCAAGACCTATGCGGCGGCCGGCACCTACAGCGTCGCCCTGACCGTGACCGACGACGACGGCAGCACCAACACCAAGACCGCCTCGGTGACGGTGAGCAGCGGCGGCGCGCAGACCTACCGCAACGACACCGACGTGGCGATCGCCGACAGCGCCACGGTGGAAAGCCCGATCGTGGTGTCCGGCCGCAGCGGCAACGGCTCGGCCAGCACGCCGGTGCAGGTGACCATCTACCACACCTACAAGAGCGATCTGAAGGTCGATCTGGTCGCGCCGGACGGTACCGTCTACAACATCCACAACCGCACCGGCGGCAGCGCCGACAACGTCATCGGCACCTTCAACAAGGACCTGTCGAGCGAGGCGCTCAACGGCACCTGGAAGCTGCGGGTCAACGACAACGCCAACGGCGACACCGGGCGGATCGACAGCTGGAGCCTCACCTTCTGATCGATCGTTGCGGATGCTGCGCTTGCGAAGCCCCGGCGCATGCCGGGGCTTCGTTTTTGTGGGGATGGCTTCAAGGCCGCGGCTCTTGTTTGTTGTCGCGGTTGTCGCATCGGATCGGAAAGCGTCGGGGCTGAAGCCCCTCCCACAAGAGCGGGTCTTCAAGAGCTGGTGCTGCTCTCACAAGAGCGGCTGTTGCGAGAGCCGGCGGCGCACGAACTGGCCCACAAGAACCGATACCACGAGCGCCGAGGCTTTTGCTTTTGTGGGAGGGCCTTCAGGCCCGATGCTCTTGTTTCCGGTTGCGGCGCCGCCTCGGATCGAAAAGCATCGGGGCTGAAGCCCCTCCCACGATGCGAGCGCTGTCGATGCAGAAAGGGGCTGGAATTACGAGGTCTTCTGTCCATACCGCCTCGCATGCAACCGCGCCGCCGCGAACGCCGCTTCGGCATCGGCACGGAGTTTCAGTCGGCGAAACACTGAAAATATAGGGATTTCCTGCATGCATATGCCGGCGAACGCAAGCCGTAAGCGTTTACTGCGCGGTTGCATGACCCCAGTCACGATCGCGAATGTGCGTTCGCTTCGCTTGTCGCTTGTCGCTGCGCGCCCGCGCGCTTAGCGTCGAATCCCGGGCGCATCGGATCGTTCTCCCCCGTACGGCTCGAACGCGCTTTCACGCGCAGCAAGTCCTCGCGACGTGCGCGACGCGCACGC contains these protein-coding regions:
- a CDS encoding proprotein convertase P-domain-containing protein; the protein is MKRICGSLVLLGLSISAALAAPASRPAAFDNANLSSVDKVALRTMPAVDVAKAKAEDLKRDKRGDIPRFALAMDVDMTPQNSGAWEYTADGQFAVWRQRVRSEKALSLNFGFTDYHMPAGGRLLVYPATQAPAGDRGLISQYDASNNNPMNQLWTAVVPGAEAVIEVVVPRDKVGELKLRLTKVNHDYVGFGPLARRLAAASGEKGVSGSCNIDVVCPEGDGRRDIIRSVGAYSKNGTLACTGSLVNNTANDKKMYFLTAHHCGMGTASTAASIVVYWNYQNSTCRAPNTPASGANGDGSMSQTQTGSTVKATYATSDFTLLELNTPANPAFNLFWAGWDRRDQNYPGAIGIHHPNVAEKRISNVTEPTSFVAWGGGAGTTHLRVQWQPTGGVTEPGSSGSPIYSPDKRVLGQLHGGPSSCSATGTNRSDYYGRVFTSWTGGGAAASRLSDWLDPAGTGAQFIDGVDSGGGTPNNPPVANFTSTTSGLTATFTDSSTDSDGSIASRSWNFGDGSTSTATNPTRTYAAAGTYTVTLTVTDNGGATNTKTGSVTVSGGPGAQTYTNDTDVAITDNATVESPITVSGRSGNGSATTPIQVTIYHTYRSDLKVDLVAPDGTVYNLHNRTGGSADNIIQTYTKDLSSEALNGTWKLRVNDNATADTGRIDKWSITF
- a CDS encoding DUF6053 domain-containing protein gives rise to the protein MPAVVGGASAPTLLCPLAATRAKSIGTEVPPTRLPLQRSPQKTPAEAGVWGLHRKTARIRRRESDGAHQKVTLQLSILPVSCPARSATRSFQAPLSASLDRFLV
- a CDS encoding PKD domain-containing protein, with the protein product MKRTCLALGLLALSIGSALAAPNLRPAAFDHARLSRVDRIALRSMPAVDVAKLRVEDAKREQRREIPRFATALSADIDTLKDGVWEDLDANTAIWRTRIESKDAFSLNFHFDKFKLPDGARMLIYPADQAPASAAGRVRSFTSADNNARGELWTPVVLGDEAVIEVVVPKAKLGELKLHLAKVNHDYVGFSDLVNAVKRPGGTPGASGSCEIDVVCPEGNGFRDIIRAVGAYSKEGTMWCTGSLVNNTANDKKMYFLTANHCGMTSAAANNSMVVYWNYQNSTCRAPGSAANGSNGDGSLTQTQTGATLRATNAASDFTLLELNTPANSAFNLYWAGWDRRDQDYPSSIAIHHPNVADKRISFSDSASRKTGYGGADYNPPTVANGTHLFVKWGVNRGVTEPGSSGSPLYSPDKRVIGQLHGGPSSCTVPQEQKADYYGRVFTSWTGGGTAATRLSDWLDASGTGAQFVNGLDSGGTPGNQPPVANFASSASGLTVNFTDSSSDSDGSIASRSWDFGDGTTSTATNPSKTYSAAGTYTVKLTVTDNGGASNTKTATVTVNASGVQTYTNGTDVNIPDNNATGVTSTINVSGRSGNAPSNAQIAVKIVHTYKGDLIVDLVAPDGSVYNLHNRSGGSADNIDQTYTKNLSSEALNGAWKLRVADRAGQDTGKIDSWSVTF
- a CDS encoding DUF6053 domain-containing protein, giving the protein MRGGAATGNKSIGPEGPPTKAKASALVVSVLVGQFVRRRLSQQPLL
- a CDS encoding DUF6053 domain-containing protein: MLSAQVAASGYKSFGAEAPPTTASTASADGSSIPRLISQASVGGTSVPTLCAQVATTPPETTTSKPRRACRHAENRAIATPHPEVPPSRALQPILNSRAFSIPISRFGHRFHPQQIFVVCVTRCTDAMWNRRICVLLCATRVIHSRAVATSTNSDATRNDTPAGHCGVTPQSLRRSASKACIRSRKPPYTQACRTRTL
- a CDS encoding DUF6053 domain-containing protein is translated as MGGTSVPMLFARVAASGHKSVGAEAPPTTAGIAIADRSFDSAAQACASCRRDFSPDAFRSGRGERIQKLRG
- a CDS encoding M14 family zinc carboxypeptidase, giving the protein MRFQIAALPLLLALSASAAAADEQPVFVTAKYDNPKQLQRIASRFQHLIVDRQARTVKVEAMPEDLAALRAAGFKYELDQESTAQMQRLQSALKSALPGAKSIPGYACFRTVEETYQTMDQLAASKPNLASVRVIGPSWQKTQNAGTGYDMKVFKITNSATDAALPNKPTLVLFGSIHAREYAPAELVTRFAEGLVNGYGTDAEATWLLDNFAFQLVLNANPDGRKKAEAGSSWRKNVNNSNGGSCSASSYGTDLNRNFPYHWNSVSGGSSGNQCAETYRGPTPSSDPETQNLMRLVAGTRGSNGVYSGGIFPDRRSDDVTTPAPADYQGVFIDIHSAADLVLWSWGDTVNPAPNRDALQTFGRRMAYFNGYRPQQSNELYGTDGTTDDTMYGLLGVPGYTIELGGSFFESCSSFTGTTLPNNLRTLRYVARALWAPYTLPSGPDTTSVGVSSASVPAGTPVTVNANVNDGVFNQSNGSEPVQNIASARAYIDTPPWASGAVGIALSASDGSFNSSNENVTGSISTSGLAAGVHTVYVQGTDASGKPGTPNAARFTVTGGGPGTNNPPVANFSSTTSGLSASFTDTSSDSDGTIVSRSWSFGDGSTSTATNPSKTYAAAGTYSVALTVTDDDGSTNTKTASVTVSSGGAQTYRNDTDVAIADSATVESPIVVSGRSGNGSASTPVQVTIYHTYKSDLKVDLVAPDGTVYNIHNRTGGSADNVIGTFNKDLSSEALNGTWKLRVNDNANGDTGRIDSWSLTF